Proteins from a single region of Pyrus communis chromosome 6, drPyrComm1.1, whole genome shotgun sequence:
- the LOC137736110 gene encoding uncharacterized protein, which produces MGTLFLNHIKKQASNFLQEKYKIARLTFTDVSPTELLAEEATNNDPCSPDAKTMTKIADASFDVDEYWRIVDILHRRLYSIDWKEWRQSYKALILLEFLLTHGPEDFAEEFQRDSYVIQELGSFKYIDNKGFNWGVSMQKKSDQILNLLGGGQILREARLKALKITNEIQGFGSATASPSSATSFSSSASEASRTSFGSFSTTSSVWNDINELSRSYEPSPTKLEAMERYSPSGLRSNDYDKASNFLATNENSEGSHLWDCPPIEEKGSLLESGDEGDAEDDEEDEFYEKAPDGNLTSGMFSKLVNLSPRRSHGEKVGFRSVSDVGREGKKKFDRQSSFWY; this is translated from the exons ATGGGAACCTTGTTTTTGAACCATATCAAAAAGCAAGCATCTAATTTTCTACAGGAGAAATACAAAATTGCTAGGCTGACTTTTACTGATGTTTCTCCAACTGAATT GTTAGCTGAGGAAGCAACAAATAATGATCCATGTAGCCCTGATGCTAAGACAATGACTAAAATAGCTGATGCCTCCTTTGACGTGGATGAGTATTGGAGAATTGTCGATATTCTGCATCGGAG gTTATATAGCATAGATTGGAAAGAGTGGAGGCAATCCTACAAAGCATTAATACTTCTGGAGTTCTTACTAACACACGGCCCTGAAGATTTTGCTGAAGAATTTCAACGTGATAGTTATGTCATCCAAGAGCTTGGATCGTTTAAATACATAGATAACAAAGG ATTCAATTGGGGTGTTAGCATGCAAAAGAAATCAGACCAAATACTTAACTTGCTAGGAGGAGGACAAATCCTAAGAGAAGCACGTTTAAAAGCTCTCAAAATAACAAATgaaatccaaggatttggaagTGCAACGGCTTCTCCTTCATCCGCAACTTCTTTCTCTTCATCGGCCTCCGAAGCCTCAAGAACATCCTTTGGCTCTTTTTCTACCACAAGTTCTGTATGGAATGATATCAATGAGCTAAGTAGGTCATATGAGCCATCTCCCACAAAATTGGAAGCCATGGAAAGATATTCACCAAGCGGACTGCGCAGCAATGACTATGACAAGGCTTCAAATTTCCTAGCAACCAATGAAAATAGTGAAGGATCACACCTTTGGGATTGTCCTCCGATCGAAGAAAAGGGTTCACTGCTCGAATCTGGGGATGAAGGTGATGcagaagatgatgaagaagatgaatttTATGAGAAGGCGCCGGATGGTAATTTGACAAGTGGAATGTTCTCGAAGTTGGTTAACCTTAGCCCTCGTAGATCTCATGGTGAGAAAGTTGGCTTTAGGAGTGTGTCTGATGTGGGAAGGGAGGGGAAGAAAAAGTTTGATCGCCAATCTTCATTTTGGTATTGA